The Natronincola ferrireducens nucleotide sequence TAGTATTAAAGCTGCATCCTGCTCTAGCACCCTTTAAAGCAGCGGTACTACCCTTAACAAAGAAATTAAAAGAGGATACTTTAAAGCTTTATGAGAAGCTAGCAGGAAAATATATGGTAGACTATGATGAAGCAGGAAGCATTGGTAAAAGGTATCGACGTCATGATGAAATAGGAACTCCCTACTGTATCACCTTTGACTATGACTCCCTAGAAGACAACTGCGTAACTATACGTCATAGGGATACGATGGAGCAGGAGAGAATTTCTATCGACAAATTAGAAACATACTTAGATGAAAGATTGAAATTCTAATAATTAATGTATTATCAGTTGAGGTTTTATACCTTAACTGATATTTTTTTGAAGAATAATTTAAAAAGAGTATAGCAAAACTAAAAAAAGTATGATACATTAATTATATAGTATAACATATATACAGAATAGAGTAACACATAAAGAGGTGATTTTGATAGAATTTACAAGTAGACAAAAAAAAATTATTGAAATTGTTGAAAAAAGTCAACCTATAACCAGTCAGGATATTGCTACCCTATTAAAGGTGACGAGGGCAACCCTCCGACCAGATTTGTCTATACTGACAATGTCAGGGGTTTTGGATGCAAGGCCTAAGGTAGGTTACTTTTATACAGGAAGACCCCACGTCAACCTAATAGAACAACAGATTAAGAGTATTAGGGTAGAGGATATTATGTCAGTGCCGGTGGTAGTGACAGAAGAGATGTCTGTTTACGATGCAATCGTAACGATGTTTTTAGAAGATACAGGTACAATTTATGTAGTATCGGAGGGCATATTAGTAGGAGTGGTTTCCCGTAAGGATTTTTTAAAGAATGCCATAGGGGGTATAGATATCAACAAAGTTCCAGTGGCTATGGTGATGACCCGCATGCCTAATATTACCACCATATTCCCCGAAGAAAGCATTTGGGTAGCGGTGAATAAAATAGTAGAGCATGAGGTAGACAGTTTACCGGTTGTAGAGAAACTTGTTGATGAGGGAAAAGAAAAGCTAAAGGTTATAGGTAAAATTTCAAAAAGTAACATGGCAAAATTACTTGTTGAGCTATGTAGAGAGTAGGAGGAGTTATATGGATAGAGAAGAACTACTGATATATATTGTTTCGGATTCCATAGGAGAAACAGCCGAACAAGTGGCAAAGGCATCTGTGAGTCAATTTCTGTTTGACAATTATGAAATTCGAAGGTTTCCTTTTATTAATGAAAAACAACAGATTAGTGAAATGATTGAGGAAGCAAAGCAGCAAAGATCCATTATTATATTTACTATGGTGGTACAGGAACTCAAGGATTATTTAGTAGAAGAAAGTAGTAAAGCCAATATACCATCTATTGATATCATGTCTCCCATTATTCAGGGGCTTAGTGATGTATTGAAATCAACTCCTAAAAGGGAGCCAGGCCTTATTAGGAAGCTTGATGAAAAGTACTTTAAAAAAGTAGAGGCCATTGAATTTGCAGTGAAGTATGATGATGGTAAAGATCCTCGAGGTCTTAAAAAGGCTGATATTGTGCTAATAGGAATTTCTAGAACCTCTAAAACCCCACTGAGTATGTATTTAGCTCATAAAAATATTAAGGTAGCCAATGTTCCTTTAGTACCAGAGGTGGCACCACCAAAGGAATTGTTTGAAATTCCATCTAAAAAAGTTATAGGCTTGACCACCAATCCTATGAAGCTTATAGAAATACGTCAAGAAAGATTGAAGGCTTTAGGGCTAAAAAGTGAAGCCAACTATGCCAGCATAGAAAGGATTTTAGAGGAATTAGAGTATGCTGATGATATTATGAAGAGATTAGGATGCCCTGTTCTAGATGTTTCCAGCAAAGCAGTGGAGGAAAGTGCCAGCATTATTTTAGAAATCTTTAGAGAAATTGGCTACAAGCTTATAAATGGTAGATAAATTCTAAATTTAGATTACATAGATATTATATGGAGGTGTTCTAATTGAAAAAAT carries:
- a CDS encoding helix-turn-helix transcriptional regulator; protein product: MILIEFTSRQKKIIEIVEKSQPITSQDIATLLKVTRATLRPDLSILTMSGVLDARPKVGYFYTGRPHVNLIEQQIKSIRVEDIMSVPVVVTEEMSVYDAIVTMFLEDTGTIYVVSEGILVGVVSRKDFLKNAIGGIDINKVPVAMVMTRMPNITTIFPEESIWVAVNKIVEHEVDSLPVVEKLVDEGKEKLKVIGKISKSNMAKLLVELCRE
- a CDS encoding pyruvate, water dikinase regulatory protein, which encodes MDREELLIYIVSDSIGETAEQVAKASVSQFLFDNYEIRRFPFINEKQQISEMIEEAKQQRSIIIFTMVVQELKDYLVEESSKANIPSIDIMSPIIQGLSDVLKSTPKREPGLIRKLDEKYFKKVEAIEFAVKYDDGKDPRGLKKADIVLIGISRTSKTPLSMYLAHKNIKVANVPLVPEVAPPKELFEIPSKKVIGLTTNPMKLIEIRQERLKALGLKSEANYASIERILEELEYADDIMKRLGCPVLDVSSKAVEESASIILEIFREIGYKLINGR